The Neoarius graeffei isolate fNeoGra1 chromosome 12, fNeoGra1.pri, whole genome shotgun sequence genome window below encodes:
- the LOC132895602 gene encoding heterogeneous nuclear ribonucleoprotein A/B-like isoform X1: MADDSEQQFMETSENGNEGDSLNGAAGAETQLGAGGEAAEAESQNGASDGGQIEASKAEEDAGKMFVGGLSWDTSKKDLKDYFSKFGEVMDCTIKMDSNTGRSRGFGFILFKEAASVEKVLQQKEHRLDGRQIDPKKAMAMKKDPVKKIFVGGLNPETTEEKIREYFGAFGEIESIELPTDPKTSKRRGFVFITYKEESPVKKVLEKKYHTVNGSKCEIKVAQPKEVYQQQQYGGRGGGYGGRGRGRGGQHQNWNQGYNNYWNQGYGNQGYGYGGQQGYGSYGGYGNYDYSSGYYGYGGGYDYNQGNTSYGKTPRRGGHQSSYKPY; this comes from the exons ATGGCCGACGACAGTGAACAGCAGTTCATGGAGACCTCGGAGAACGGAAATGAAGGAGACTCGCTGAACGGAGCAGCGGGTGCGGAGACACAGCTCGGGGCGGGAGGAGAGGCCGCTGAGGCCGAGTCTCAGAACGGGGCGTCGGATGGAGGACAGATCGAAGCCAGTAAAGCAGAGGAGGACGCCGG CAAAATGTTTGTTGGTGGTCTTAGCTGGGACACGAGCAAAAAGGATCTTAAGGATTACTTCTCAAAATTCGGTGAGGTGATGGACTGTACCATCAAAATGGACTCCAACACGGGCCGGTCACGTGGTTTCGGGTTCATCCTGTTCAAGGAGGCAGCAAGTGTGGAAAAG GTGTTGCAGCAAAAGGAACACCGATTAGATGGAAGACAGATCGATCCCAAGAAAGCGATGGCGATGAAGAAAGACCCTGTTAAGAAAATATTTGTTGGTGGCCTCAACCCTGAGACTACAGAAGAAAAGATTCGGGAATACTTTGGGGCCTTCGGCGAG aTTGAATCCATCGAACTTCCCACGGATCCAAAAACAAGCAAGAGGAGGGGTTTCGTCTTTATTACTTATAAAGAGGAGTCGCCAGTCAAGAAAGTCCTAGAAAAGAAATACCATACTGTTAACGGAAGCAAG TGCGAAATTAAAGTTGCCCAGCCTAAGGAGGTCTACCAGCAACAGCAGTATGGTGGCCGTGGTGGTGGGTACGGAGGTCGTGGCAGGGGTCGTGGTG GCCAACACCAGAATTGGAACCAGGGATACAACAACTACTGGAACCAGGGCTATGGCAATCAGGGATATGGCTATGGTGGACAGCAAGGCTATGGCAGCTATGGGGGTTATGGCAATTATGACTACTCTTCTGGCTACTATGGCTATGGTGGTGGATATGACTACA ACCAGGGCAATACAAGCTATGGGAAAACTCCAAGACGTGGAGGCCACCAGAGTAGCTACAAGCCATACTGA
- the LOC132895602 gene encoding heterogeneous nuclear ribonucleoprotein A/B-like isoform X3 yields MFVGGLSWDTSKKDLKDYFSKFGEVMDCTIKMDSNTGRSRGFGFILFKEAASVEKVLQQKEHRLDGRQIDPKKAMAMKKDPVKKIFVGGLNPETTEEKIREYFGAFGEIESIELPTDPKTSKRRGFVFITYKEESPVKKVLEKKYHTVNGSKCEIKVAQPKEVYQQQQYGGRGGGYGGRGRGRGGQHQNWNQGYNNYWNQGYGNQGYGYGGQQGYGSYGGYGNYDYSSGYYGYGGGYDYNQGNTSYGKTPRRGGHQSSYKPY; encoded by the exons ATGTTTGTTGGTGGTCTTAGCTGGGACACGAGCAAAAAGGATCTTAAGGATTACTTCTCAAAATTCGGTGAGGTGATGGACTGTACCATCAAAATGGACTCCAACACGGGCCGGTCACGTGGTTTCGGGTTCATCCTGTTCAAGGAGGCAGCAAGTGTGGAAAAG GTGTTGCAGCAAAAGGAACACCGATTAGATGGAAGACAGATCGATCCCAAGAAAGCGATGGCGATGAAGAAAGACCCTGTTAAGAAAATATTTGTTGGTGGCCTCAACCCTGAGACTACAGAAGAAAAGATTCGGGAATACTTTGGGGCCTTCGGCGAG aTTGAATCCATCGAACTTCCCACGGATCCAAAAACAAGCAAGAGGAGGGGTTTCGTCTTTATTACTTATAAAGAGGAGTCGCCAGTCAAGAAAGTCCTAGAAAAGAAATACCATACTGTTAACGGAAGCAAG TGCGAAATTAAAGTTGCCCAGCCTAAGGAGGTCTACCAGCAACAGCAGTATGGTGGCCGTGGTGGTGGGTACGGAGGTCGTGGCAGGGGTCGTGGTG GCCAACACCAGAATTGGAACCAGGGATACAACAACTACTGGAACCAGGGCTATGGCAATCAGGGATATGGCTATGGTGGACAGCAAGGCTATGGCAGCTATGGGGGTTATGGCAATTATGACTACTCTTCTGGCTACTATGGCTATGGTGGTGGATATGACTACA ACCAGGGCAATACAAGCTATGGGAAAACTCCAAGACGTGGAGGCCACCAGAGTAGCTACAAGCCATACTGA
- the LOC132895602 gene encoding heterogeneous nuclear ribonucleoprotein A/B-like isoform X2: protein MADDSEQQFMETSENGNEGDSLNGAAGAETQLGAGGEAAEAESQNGASDGGQIEASKAEEDAGKMFVGGLSWDTSKKDLKDYFSKFGEVMDCTIKMDSNTGRSRGFGFILFKEAASVEKVLQQKEHRLDGRQIDPKKAMAMKKDPVKKIFVGGLNPETTEEKIREYFGAFGEIESIELPTDPKTSKRRGFVFITYKEESPVKKVLEKKYHTVNGSKCEIKVAQPKEVYQQQQYGGRGGGYGGRGRGRGGQHQNWNQGYNNYWNQGYGNQGYGYGGQQGYGSYGGYGNYDYSSGYYGYGGGYDYSHKYFQSKNP from the exons ATGGCCGACGACAGTGAACAGCAGTTCATGGAGACCTCGGAGAACGGAAATGAAGGAGACTCGCTGAACGGAGCAGCGGGTGCGGAGACACAGCTCGGGGCGGGAGGAGAGGCCGCTGAGGCCGAGTCTCAGAACGGGGCGTCGGATGGAGGACAGATCGAAGCCAGTAAAGCAGAGGAGGACGCCGG CAAAATGTTTGTTGGTGGTCTTAGCTGGGACACGAGCAAAAAGGATCTTAAGGATTACTTCTCAAAATTCGGTGAGGTGATGGACTGTACCATCAAAATGGACTCCAACACGGGCCGGTCACGTGGTTTCGGGTTCATCCTGTTCAAGGAGGCAGCAAGTGTGGAAAAG GTGTTGCAGCAAAAGGAACACCGATTAGATGGAAGACAGATCGATCCCAAGAAAGCGATGGCGATGAAGAAAGACCCTGTTAAGAAAATATTTGTTGGTGGCCTCAACCCTGAGACTACAGAAGAAAAGATTCGGGAATACTTTGGGGCCTTCGGCGAG aTTGAATCCATCGAACTTCCCACGGATCCAAAAACAAGCAAGAGGAGGGGTTTCGTCTTTATTACTTATAAAGAGGAGTCGCCAGTCAAGAAAGTCCTAGAAAAGAAATACCATACTGTTAACGGAAGCAAG TGCGAAATTAAAGTTGCCCAGCCTAAGGAGGTCTACCAGCAACAGCAGTATGGTGGCCGTGGTGGTGGGTACGGAGGTCGTGGCAGGGGTCGTGGTG GCCAACACCAGAATTGGAACCAGGGATACAACAACTACTGGAACCAGGGCTATGGCAATCAGGGATATGGCTATGGTGGACAGCAAGGCTATGGCAGCTATGGGGGTTATGGCAATTATGACTACTCTTCTGGCTACTATGGCTATGGTGGTGGATATGACTACA GCCATAAGTATTTTCAATCCAAGAACCCATAA